TAAGAGGATTTTGAATATATGGGGATGCAAATGTATTGTCAACGGCGGTAAGGATATTTTTTGCTTTTGCGATAGAGGTTACTTGTTCTATATCTATTATGTTTATAAGAGGATTGGTAGGGGTTTCTATCCATATCAGTTTTGTTTTTTGGGTTATATATGGGATTATATTTTTTGGATTTTCCATATTTACAAAATGAAATTTGATGCCAAATGGTTGGAATATTTTTAGAAATATTCTATAGCTTCCTCCATACAGATCATTACAGGCAATAACTTCATCACCTGGTTTCAAAAGTTTGAGAACCGCATCCGTAGCTGCCAAACCACTGGAAAAAGAAAGTCCATATTTTCCGTTTTCTAAAATGGCTATGGCTGTTTCTAATGCTGTTCTGGTGGGATTTTGAGATCTTGCGTATTCATATCCTTTATGAATTCCGGGGCTTTCTTGGACGAAAGTAGAAGTTTGATAAATGGGTGTCATTATTGCTCCTGTGGTCGGGTCGGGTTGGACACCTGCATGGACGGCTTTTGTTGCAAATTTTGTGTCTTTTATTTTCATTTTGTATAAAGTATGTTTTTATGTATGGTATGAGACAAATCCATTCATTCTCTTATTATGTTGATTATATATTACTAAAATGGTTTATTGATTATTATTTTCTCTGTTTTTAATACATTTTGCTTTTGAAGCACATAACCATAATATATATTTTTTCGATAAATTTTGAGTAAAAATAGTTTTTAAAATGTATAAATAATATATATTATTTACTCGCCTTACGCAAAAGCAAAAATATCATAAAAATTCATGCCTTTAACGTTGAGTCCACCCAGAAAGTTTTCTTTTGATAAGTTTATAACTTTGTAAAATTTGATTATCAATAGTTTTAAAACTCAATATTCTTGTAAAAAAGACTTTTCGGACTCTTTATCGTATCTGCTCATTATTGTTATTCTATTGCAATAGTAATATCTTGTGTTCTAGGCTGAGAGACACAGCAGAGTATGTAGTTATTTTGTCTTTCTTCATCGGATAAGCTATCTATTTCTTTCATTTGCACTTTTCCTGTTATAAGTTTTCCTCTACATGCGGTGCAGATACCACTTTGACAGGAGTATGGCATATCTATGTTATGGGATAGTCCTACTTCTAAAATGGTTTTATTATGAGGGACATCTATAAAAAACTCCTGCCCTTGTAATAAAATAGTGACTTTACTGGATTTTGAATTTGTGGGAGCAATATTATCATTGGATTCATCATCGGGAAAGGATACAAATACTTCTTTATGAATGGTATTTTTTGGTATTCCTAATGTTTGTAAGCTTTCTATTATTATATCCATCATCGGGGCGGGTCCGCATGTATAGTATTCTTTTGCTAATGGAACGGTATCTGATACTTCCTGTACTAGAGATTTTATGATGTCATGTGTGATAAATCCTTTGTATGTTTCATAGTTTTCAAATGGTTGTTCTAGTATATGTATTATTTGCAATCTTTGGGGATTTGTATTTTGGATATGCTCTAATTCTTTTCTAAAAATAATAGATTCAAAGTCCCTATTTGCATATACGAGTAATATCTTGCTTTGTGGTTCTTGATGGATGATGGATTTCACCATCGAAAATAGGGGGGTGATACCGCTTCCTCCTGCAAAAAAGAGAAGATGTCTTTTATTTTTTGGAGAACAGGTTACGGTAAAATTCCCTAAGGGTGGGATAATTTGTAAGGTATCCCCCGCCCGAAGTGTCTTGTGAATGAACTCAGTCATAACACCGTTGGGGATTTTTTTAATGGCTACAGATGGGAATTCTTTTAAGAATGGAGAAGAGGAGAGAGAATATGCTCTTTTGTATTTTTTTCCCCTTTTTTCTAATAAAAAGGTTATATACTGGCCTGGTTTATAGGTCAGTTTATGAATATCTTCAAAGATAATGGCAATTGTGTCTTTTGTAAGAGAATGTATTTCTTTTATTTTGAGAGTATTGGTGCTTTTGTTTTTTGTAAAAAGATTCATTTGTAAATAAAGTTTTGTGAGTGGGTTTAATGAAAATATTTTTACATTACCTTTCTTTTATTATTTTTTCTGTTTTCAATATTCTTCCTCCTTCTCCATACATTATTACTATGTACTCTCCTTTTGAAAGATGCTTGATATCTATTTTCCATTCTAAAGGTGGTATTATCCGTTTTGAAAGCAGGAGTATTTTTCCAGATTTATCGTATATTTTGTATGCTTCTATTTTCACGTTACTTTTTATAGTGATGTAGTCCTTGGCAGGGTTAGGGTAGAGTTTTATGGAGGAATTATAGGTTTTTATAAGGGTCAATGGATCTCCGAATTCTGTAATAGTTATTATTTTTTCTTGGCTATTGGCAGGATTATATTCTGCATTTCCATTTTGAAAAGCGGTAACGGTGACTGTTCCGACTCTCATGGTAGTAATAGTATTACCTGTTATAGTTAACAAGTTACTATTTGCCATATAACTCACAGGCAAACTGCTACTTGCTGTTGCAAGCAGAGTATAAGTGCTATTGATAGAAAGAGTAGGCACATCGGGAAAGGTTATACTTTGAGTTTTTTTATTTGGGTCTATAATAATAAATTGTCTTCGGATGCTTTCGGCATCATAAAATTCATCTCCTGTATTGTAGGCAGTTATTTCTACTGCTCCGGTTGATACTATGGTTACTGTATTTTTGGACAAGGATACAACATTACTGGAGGTAGAAAACAGTATTTCAAGATAACTTTGGGAAGTAGCGGTGAGAATAAATGGAGCATCTCCAATGCTTTTGTGAGGGATTTCTAAAAATACTATATGCTGGCTTTGTTTATTTATACTTATAGATGAGGTAGGAAATATTCTTAAAGATATTGTTTTCGATTCGGCGGGTAGATAGTTTTCATTTCCTGTCTGGTAAGCAGTAATACTGGTTGGACCAGCCCAAACAATATTGACTGTATTACGGGAGAGAACTATTATAGTATTCGAAGAAGAATAGCTTATGGGTAAGGAACTACTGCTTGATGCGGTTAATAGAAAAGGAGCATTTCCATACGTCTTATCAGAAAGTTGTAGAAAAGTGATGGTTTGGGTACCCTTCTGTATGGTTATTATTTGAGAAACAGAAGCCTCAAAGTAGAAATCATCCCCAAGGTTATATGCTGTGATATTGGTGGTGCCTGCTCCGTTAATGGTGGCTGTATTCTGAAGAATTCTTATAATAGCAGAAGAAGAGCTGCTGAAAGAGATGGGTAAAGCGCTATGGGATGTTGCTACCAGTATAAAAGCACGGTCCCCATATGTTCTATCTGCGGGAATATTTACAAAACGTATGCTCTGGTCCTTTTTGGTTACTTCTAAAACAAAAGTATCTTTCGCAGAAGTATAATTTGCATTACCCTTATTATAGGCTGTAATAACAACAGTACCTGTTTTATAGATAACCCCTATGGTATCTTCATAAATATCCACAATAGATGGCATAGAGCTGCTATAGAGTACTTTGAGATTGCTACTTGCAGAGGCATGATTCAGAACAAAGTAGGGATCCACAACAGTTTTTCTTTCTATCTGACGAAAGAATCTCAGTTGTTGAGGATTTTTACTCACACGGAGATCTCGAGAAACAGGTATTGCGGCATAATACGTATTATTACCTGTGGAAAGAGCTATGATAGAAGTAGTTCCCGCTGCGTGTATGTGGATAGTATTTTCATTTACTGTGGCTATTTGAGTATTAGTACTTATATATTGTATGGGAAGTGATGATTTGCTGGTAGTACTGATGGTAAATGGTGCATCTCCTAATGTCTTCTGGGGAAGGGCAGAAAATGTAATCGTATCGGCTGTTCTTATGGTAGATGAGATAACAAAACTATCCTGAGCTCCCCAAGGGCTTCCCGAAAATCCCGCATCTATTGCCTGAACACTCCAATAATATTTACCATTTGCCAAGCCACTCAACCAATATATATTTCCCTGAATGGTACCTTGACCCACTATTTTACGAATTCCATCATTCGCTCCTCCTATAAAAGCATGAGAAGAACGAATATTGTCCCTTCCTCTTGTAGTGCCTACATACAGATTGTAATTTAATGTCTTCTCAGCGGTTTCTTCATCTCGAGAACTTTCCCATACCAATGTAACCCTATTACCTGCAGAGACAGAACTCTGTAAATTACGAGGAACTCCCGGTCTGCTATTCTTATCCAAACTTTCATTCCTATACAGCTTCGCTATAGGAGTAGTAAAAACGTCAGAACCATTAAGCATTGTTCCTCCTATTATAAAAAAATCTAAGTCCCCATCGTTATCATAATCTGCAAAACTACTTCCGCCGTCCGATACAGGATAATTGCTTATTACTTCTTCTGCAGGGATAAATTCTCCATTGCTATTTTTATACAGAGAACAAACAACGGAACCCAAAGAAGAAAAATATCGAGTATATCCTGATATAAATATATCAAAGTCCCCATCGCCATCATAATCTGCAAAGTTCAGAGTAGGATATGTTAATCTTGGTATGGGGCTTGTGACTCTTGTAAGCGGAACGATACCATCATTTCTCTCTAAGAAAGAAACAGCTCTATAAGTATCATATCCAAGATATCCTCCCGCATACAGGAGGTCTCTCCTGCCATCATTATTATAATCTGCTGCAATAAATTTTCCTCTATATAGTTTTTCAACCTGCTCGGCAGTATTATCTTGTCCCCTGAAGCGTGCCATACCTGTATTATTAAATACGTACACTTCTTGTTGGCTACCATTATTACCACTCGCATTATTGGTAACGATATCTATATCCCCATCGTTATCAAAGTCAAAATCTACATGGGCATCTGCAAATGAGATACTATGACATTGAGGATTACATGAGGTAAAACCTGTGTTGTTGCTATTTTTAAAAAGAGTAGAGGAAGCACCGCTTATTCCTCCTGCAATAAATACATCCATATCACCGTCATTATCGTAGTCGTTTATACTGCTGGCTGTTCCTGTGACTCCATTTATACCACTGTTGGTATGAGAAAACGTACCATTCGTGTTCTTATAGAGAGTAGTTGGGTTTGTTGCGGAGGAAGTAAAGCTTCCTGCGATTATATCTACAAATGTATTGCCATCAATGTCTCCTATGCTGAGAGAAGCATTATTATATACAGAGTTATTAAATGTTTGACTGCTTCTCGTAAAAGCAGTTCCCCCATTGTTTGTATAGAGATTTATTCCGGCGGTAGATGCTACGAAGAGGTCTAAGTATCCATCATTATTATAATCAGCAAAGTCGCTTACAGCATTTAATTGTGGGGTAAAGGTAAAAGCAGAAGAGCTTATTTCTGTATAGAGAGGGAGCGAGACAGAGACAGATGGGGAGATGAAAGTCCTTTTGTTGAGGTGGGAAACTATTCGGCAATAGTATGTATCGGGATTGAGTTCCGTTATGACCAGAGAATCTGTATTGAGAGAAAGAACCCTCTGTTTGTATCCGGGGGCAAAGGAACTAAAATCTTTCTCTCGAGATATATCTATTCTGTATTCTATTCCCGGCATGTTGGGTATTTGTTGCCATTTCAGTACAAATCCATTGTGAGTTTGGCGGAGTATAGTAGGAATAACAAAGAGAACGCTATCTTCAGCAAATGGTCCCCCTGCCCATGCCTCATCTACTGCTTGTACTCCCCAATAATAAATTCCTGACCCGCTGACAGGAAAATGTCTCATCCAGTAGCTATTTCCTTGTATATCCCCTCTCTCTGCTATTTTTCTTCTTCCTTTATGGGGTCCCTCAGTAAAAGAATGAGATGCTCGCAGTATATTTTTGTGTTCTTTGCTACCAAAATAGAGAGTATAGCTCAGACCTTTTTGTGGTGTTTCTCTATCAGTAGCACTCTGCCAAGAAAAGGTGCTGATTCCTCCACTCCCCGAATAGTGAATGTTGAGTGGAGCGGAAGGAAGAGTATTCGGAACTGTTCCTTCATTTCTAGAGAGAATAATCCTTGTGCTAGTGCGGGAAACAATATCCAAATCCCCATCATTATCCACATCTCCAAAAATATTAACACCATGCTCGGAAGAAGTATAAGTACTCAACCTACTAAAAAAACCGGTTCCTGTATGGGTAAATATATCCACACGATTGTTTATAAGTATGTCTGTTGTGGCATCATTGTTATAATCTCCTGCAGAGAGTCGAGTGTCGGATCCTTCCAAAGCAGATAAAACAGAAGATACTCTTTGAAAAATCCCTGTGGTTCTCTCCCTATTTGGTAAATAAAAGAGTATGTCACCAGATCCTCTATTATGTCCCAGAGCAGCTATATCTATATACCCATCCTTATCTCCATCCATGATCTCCGCTGATAGTATATATATGGAATCATTATACCATATTTCATTAAAAACCCCTCCATTATTCTCATAGTATCTTGACCCAGCATAAGTACTCGCTACAGAATTAGACTGATTTCCATAATAGAACCCATCCTTATCTCCATCATTATCAAAGTCGGCAAATAACGGACCTTCGGTAGCAGATCCTACAAGACCAAAAACTCTTTGTTGCAAGAGAGAAAATCCCGTACCATCGTTACGGTAGAGAGAATTTTCAATACTTCCTCGCGCAACAGAAGAAAAGATATCCAAAAGTCCATCATTGTTGAAATCCACCAAGCTGTATAGTGATTCACTATTATTAGTAATAATAGTGCGACGAAAGGTAGGTGTGCCTGTAGCATCGAGTGAATCATTGTTTGTGAATAAAGATGTTCCCAATGCTATATCTATATCACCATCATTATCTGCATCGCCGATTGCAAATATACTACTCCCATTAACAGTAGCATCAATGCTAAAAGAGATTGGGTATTTGGTAAAAGATGTTCCTGTATTATTTTTATATATTTCTAATGTGGGAGATCCTCCTTCACGGTACAGAGACAAAAAATCCAAGTAACCATCATTATCTATATCTGCAAATGTATTATAAACAGGTATTTTAGATGTGGAATCTATTGGCATAAAAGCATTTGGTACGGTTACAAATTGTGCTTCTGTGGATGAGCATACCAGCAATAATAAAAATAAAGAAGTAAAGAGTACTAATGGTTTGATTTTCATGATTGAATATTTTAGGTTATTTAATAAGCATTTTATTAAGATGAGAGAGTAAAAATGGATTGTATTATTTTGAAAGAGTAATAATACAATGTTTTTTTATGTTTTTTTATTTTGTTCTGTTTTACATACTTTTTATTGTTTATAAGATGAGATTATTGCGAATTAAAAACATAAAAAACAAATATTGTATTTCACGAATACTATGGGCTTGAAGTTCATTTTATTTGTATTTGTTTTTTTACAAATATTACAGGGTTTAAAAAGCGACGTAGTTGTGTCATTTTTGTAGAAAAAATAAAATAGAAACAAAAGATGGGTAGCACCGAAACAAAAATATTGTAATGTATGAAGAATGAAAAAAAATAAAGATGGGTTCTAAAAATTAAAATTCTAATTGACCTCCCCTCCACGAAAACGTGTTAGGTTTTCAAAACCTAACACGTTTTCGTGAGGGGTTGGGGGAGGTCAAAATATACCAATTACTTCTTCAACCTTATTTACCAACAAAATAAGGTAATTTTGAATTTTTAGAACCCTCCTAAAGAGTATGAATCTTACAGGACAAGAAAAGGGATGTCTTTATTGGTATTATAAAAATTGTTTTTCTTACCATTTTGTATGTGAAAAGTTATGAAAAGGGATTTCATAACGAAGAGTAATGGAGAAATTGATTTTTGGAAGAGGTCTGTATTCTAAAATTTCATAATCTGTATTGAGTATATTGTTCACAGAAAAAATAGTAAAAAAATGATTCCATGTATATCCAATAGAAGCATTCCAAATTATATAAGCAGATAGGGTGTTTTTATTGTCTAAGCTGGTAAAGCGTTTTCCGGTATAAGAGATATAATTTTGTATTTCTACATTTTTTAGGAGGAAAGAAAGAGAATAGGTTCCATTATGGATGGGATAGTAGGGTAAGTATTTTTGAAAATACCCTTCTGATGTATCATTTATAAGGGCTTGGGTGAAAAAATAATGTATATTTTGTTTGAGAATAAAGAAAGAAAGTTTTTTTACTAAAGAAAAAGAAAAGTGTATACCTGAAGAATATACTTTGCGAATATTTTGTGGTATCCAATAATTATTTGTTTGGTGAGGTGACCAGAGAATCCAATCATGTATCCAGTGATGAAAATAGGTAATTTCTATTTCTGCATTGGTTTTTGGGGTTTTGAATATTCCTAATGCTCCTATATCTATATTCCATCCTATTTCAGGACGTATATCGGGGTTTCCTCCTGGAACCCAGTACCTTTCATTTGCAGAGGGATATCTATAACTTCTATTGATTTGGTTTTTGAGAAAGATACTTGTTTTTTCTTTGGCAAGAACTTTCAAAGTTTGCCCTAAGGAGGGGGTAAAAGGTATAAAAGAGCTATTTATAATCGTCATTCTATAATAAGCACTTATTTTCCACTTCGGGAAGGGGATCCATGTAGCTCCTAAAAAACCCTCTAATCTTGTTTCTTGCTTATCGGCTGTATAATAGGGAATTTTCAAAAGAAGATGCCTCATAAAAATTCCATACTGTATATCTAACTGTGAATACAGAGCGTATTCGCTTTGTAATTTTCCTAAAAATTGATGGGTAGTATTGTATGTAGTATTGAACAGTAAGAGGTCGTAAAAATATGCTCCTTGTATTTTATAGGTTCTTTTTTTTTTAGTAAGGGCATTATAAGAAATATTGGTTCTCACAGAACCGTCTTCTTGAGTATTTAAGGGAAGAGGGATTGTATACGGATTTATAATATTTCTAAAAAAATGAGAAGCCCATGTATCTACTTGTATATTTTTTTTTTCAGAAAGAGCGTATTGTATGCTCATTTTTATTCCTCCATTAGTAAAACTGCCGTTTTGTTGGGTTTCTATGGGATTATTGGGCTTGGTATTATTTCTATAAGAATACTTATTTGCAGAACTTTGATAAAAAAATGCGGTATGAAAAGAGAATTTTTTGAAAGCAAAAGCTCCTTTCAGCCCCAGTAAATAGGTATCAAAACTCCCTCCCTTTCCTAAAAAAGAGATACCGTATTTGTGAGGCATATCTTCTTCTATTTGAATACTTCCTCCTATAGCTCCCGATCCAACGAAAGCACTACTTCCTCCATAATGTATAGATATATTCTCCGTCAGAATAGGGGAAATGAGAGCAAAATCATACTGCCCTAAAGAGGGGTATTCTACGGGGAAGCCATTCCACAATAAAGAAGTATGCTGAGAGCTGGTACCTCTCAAGCTAATAGAGGAGAGCATGCCATTGCCATAGTTGTTAAAAAATATACCTTCTTGCTGCAGAACTTCAGAGAGGGAAGAGAAGTTCATTTTTTGTATATCCAAAGAATCGGAATAGGTAACCCGAAATCCTGTTGCATAATTTGTTGGTTTGAGAGAATGTATATATACATCTTTGAGAAAAATAGTATCGTTTTGGGCAGATACATTCAAGCAACCTATATATAGTAGAAGAAGCACAGGGAGAGTATTTTTTTTCATAATTTATAGAAATGTGGTGGCTTGTATTTTTCTTTATGAAAGTGGGTCTGAAAATTTATTTTTGTAAAAAAACAAAAAAAGAGAGCATTTATGAGACGCTCCTTCTTATTATTTACAATTCATAATTTCCTTCTCAATTCATAACTTCTTTTCGCTCTTAATAACATTGAAACTGGTAAAAAAATAAAATAATAACATACTATTTATTTTGGTTATTTTTGGCATATGTTCCAATTTCTTTTCTAATTTTAACACATAAAAGTGATACAGATACATAAAATAGTACATATTTCCGAATGTTGGGATTATTTACACTCATTAAGACTGTTGCGAAAGGATAATTCTACTATGCAATAAATCTCTCATTTTAAGGGATTAGGATAAACTTATGTAAAAATAAGGTGTGTGTTTTAGTTTCACAACGGTCTTATTGTATGTGATTTTTTTTGAGTGGGTATACAATACAAGAAAGAGAGGCAGAGCAGCTTTAGAAAAAATTATTTGGCTTCTTTTACAACTGGATTTGAGAGCTTATGAACAATGTATTTTAGCAGTATACATCCTATTAAGAGGGGAGTTTAATTGTATCTATTGAGTACAACCACCTTTTTGTTTTTTTGTTTAAAAATACAAATATACCACAAAGTTCACAAACAAAACACGCTTTAAAACGTGGCTGTATGTTATTATTTTGATAGCCTTATGAGGCAAAAGACGGCATAATTAATCATATCTTGGTAGATGGATTTGACATTTTCTGAAACGAGAGTCATACCATCATTATCTTCTATTTGCTTTATCCGTAATAGTTTCATAAGGATAATATCGGTCATGGAGCTTATTCTCATTTCTTTCCATGCTTCATCGTAGTCGTGGTTTTTATTTGCTAGCAGAGTAATAATTTCTTGTATGCAAATATCGTAGAGTGTAGGTCCGTTCTCAAAAGAAAAATCTGCATCTGTATTCTCTTCTCTATATATCAAAAAAAGAGCCATGAGGGAATAATTTACTATTCCCATGAAGTCAAAGGTAATATCTTCATCTACTTTCTTGTTTTTTTTTTCTTGGATGCTTCGGATTCGCATTGCTTTTATATAGATTTGGTCGGTAAGAGAAGGCAGACGTAGTATTCTCCACGAAGTGCCGTAGTCCTTGTTTTTATTGATAAAGATATTTTTACACTTGTCTATTATTTTTTGAAAATCATCTAAGGTGGTATTGTTTTGCATATTGGTATTTTGGGGAGAGAGGTGATTATATATTGCTTGCGCTATGGTGCTATCAATTGGGTGTGTAATTTTTATATTTTCTGTATTTCCATCAATGAGGTTTATAGGGAAGTTCAGGGTTTCAAAGACAGAAGAGTCATCAGTCAAGGTATCGTTTTCTTTTTGGGAATATGCTTTTTTGAGAAGATGGGTTTGAAATACTTGTGGGGTTTGGATGATTTTATATTCCTTTCGGTTGAGAGATATGGAGGAATGATGTTCTATTTTTCGGATAGATTCTTTCATTTCTATACAGGGGATAGCATTTCCGTGGAGTTTGGCTTGTTCAAAAGAATGGAGTATAACTGCGGGAGAAACAAAGGGTCGGACACCATCGTGAACTGCGGTTATGCTTTCGTTGGGTATGGGTTCCAATCCATTTTTGACAGATTGGAATCTCGTGTTTCCTCCCTCTACCAAGCGATGAGGTACTTGAAAAGAGTGTTTTTGCACTAATTCTTCCCAAAGGGGAAAATATGTTTTGGGCAGGACTAAAATAATTTGGATAGTACCGTCTGTATTATGAAATACTTCTAAAGTTCTCATAAGGATGGGTTTCCCCCTTATGAGAAAAAATTGTTTCGGCACAGAGTTATTCATCCTCGTTCCTATTCCTCCCGCTACTATAATTGCGTATTGAGTATTCATTTTTGTTGTTTTTTTGTAAATATGTAAGTAATTTTTATTATTATTATAATAGTCCTTCATGGCTATCTTGGGATATTCAGTCCCGAATGGGTTGTATACAGTAGCAACGGGCTTAGCTCATCACAAAAGTATGAACGAAAGATTATAGATTCCATTTTATTTGAAATCTTGCATGAGAGTAAGTATCCCCATCAATTTCTTCTAATCCACTAAAAAGTGTTTGTACGTTCAAAATTTGCATAATACTATACCGAATGGAAAGGGAAATTTTTTTGGAAAGAGGGATTTGGGATAATATATACATAATCACTCCTGTATTGGTGTAAGAGGGAAATGAAAAGGCAAAAAGTACGTCTTTTTCATAGATATATTGTCTATTTTGAAAATCATCTACATCAAAAAAAGCACTTCGCAATGCTATGTCTATTTTTTTTGTATGGAACGAAACGTCTTGTGCAATAATATACCCGTATGTAGTGTTTCCTAAAAGATCATAATTGCTCCATTGTATTCTTGTTTTAAAGGATAGAAGCACAGTGCTTTTATGGTGAAGGTCTACAATAAAATTTCTTTTTATAGAAGAGGTGAGTGCATTTGTTTTTTTTTCTTCTTCTAAGTAGTTTATTATTTGTTCTTTGCTTCGGGCTTGAAAAAAGAGAGTTGTTTTTTTATGAGGAGTGTATGTTAATCGGAGAAGGTATTCATTTCCGTTTGTTGGTTTATCTGCATTATAGCGGATCCATGGGAAGGAAAAAAAATCATAATATCCCGTGAGTAACCATTTATTATGGAGTTTCCATTTTATTCCCCAATAGATACCTTGCTCGTTTATATTTCGGGTATTTTCTCCAAAAGCACGGGAATAGAAGCTGTGAAAATTTTTATCGTAAGAGCGAGATAGTATGCTTACTAGAAAAGAAGAATGGATGCTTATTAACATTCCTACTAAAGCACCCACTCCTCCTGATTGAGAAACGGCACTTTCTCCAAACAATTGGATATTTTTTATTTGTAAAGCAAAAAAGAAACTGGAGACAGTATTCTGTTTCCCTGCAAACTCATACTGGTTATATTGTTTATCTGATTTTTTTATTTCTGTATCATACAAAGTGTATATACTATTGATTCCTGCATAGAGGTTTTTTTTTTTCCACCAAATGGATGTTCCTATATTTTGTTCTTGTATAGAATTTCTATTTTCTAATTCTTTTGTGGTTCTGTGAAGACCGCTTGTAATAATAGAGGATACATAGCTTTCA
This DNA window, taken from Chitinophagaceae bacterium, encodes the following:
- a CDS encoding helix-hairpin-helix domain-containing protein; this translates as MKIVSYILFPLICTHNIYAQEYKQKEIDILAFIEKNFPTQETEASDRESISYERLYETFFQLYSNPLNLNTASEEQLLSLYVLSHPQVQSFLHYRETNGMLISIYELQGIPEFDVETISKLIPFVEVNTQESQKISSLHIIKNSQNYLLIRGSYPLQLKKGYTIENGYKGNPYQHHMRFRSTFGNAYSFGFTMETDAGESLWNNSQNIYGSDFYSAHLLLKNKGKWKALAIGDFQIQMGEGLVFGAGFKIGKGAETVLTLKKYNIGILPYTSVIETGFFRGAAASYSHKNINILAFYSFLPQDGSFASDSLNNESYVSSIITSGLHRTTKELENRNSIQEQNIGTSIWWKKKNLYAGINSIYTLYDTEIKKSDKQYNQYEFAGKQNTVSSFFFALQIKNIQLFGESAVSQSGGVGALVGMLISIHSSFLVSILSRSYDKNFHSFYSRAFGENTRNINEQGIYWGIKWKLHNKWLLTGYYDFFSFPWIRYNADKPTNGNEYLLRLTYTPHKKTTLFFQARSKEQIINYLEEEKKTNALTSSIKRNFIVDLHHKSTVLLSFKTRIQWSNYDLLGNTTYGYIIAQDVSFHTKKIDIALRSAFFDVDDFQNRQYIYEKDVLFAFSFPSYTNTGVIMYILSQIPLSKKISLSIRYSIMQILNVQTLFSGLEEIDGDTYSHARFQIKWNL